One Myxococcaceae bacterium JPH2 DNA window includes the following coding sequences:
- the sppA gene encoding signal peptide peptidase SppA, with amino-acid sequence MKRFFIGALACIGALSILFFIGIVGLLVLASSSKPSVPSNLVLELDLDQPLPEHVLDESFAGAFGKRPTTVRDVVEALEKAGSDPRVKSVVARVGSPGSAAQAQELRDAVQAFRAKGKRAVAYADSLGESGNGTGAYYLASAFDEIYIQPSGDVALTGISIETPFARDAFAKFGVVPRFSKRAEYKNAVDTYTEQDYTAPHREATDGFTSSLYGQIVRGVAEGRKMTEAQVRDLIDHAPYFGKEALEAKLVDGLRYRDEVYDDLKKQAGEGAQLLYADKYLERAGRPHTRGDTLALIYGVGELVRGKSQSNPLSGGQAMGGDSVASAFRKAVEDPRVKAILFRVDSPGGSYVASDTVRREVQRAREAGKPVIVTMGTYAASGGYFVSMDADKIVAQPGTLTGSIGVYSGKFVTADFWARLGVNFDAVSQGRNANMYSSDSDFTPEEKQRFENSLDQIYADFTARAAAGRKLPVEKLRDVARGRVWTGEDASTRGLVDALGGYAKAIELAKEAAKLPKDAPINIEEFPRPKPTAQVLAELFGERNGDNSEDDVTARAATWAPVMEQARAVYQLGEQLGLTRGNARSSALYAPPPAIRW; translated from the coding sequence ATGAAACGCTTCTTCATCGGCGCGCTCGCCTGCATCGGCGCGCTGTCCATTCTCTTCTTCATCGGCATCGTGGGACTGCTGGTGCTCGCGTCCTCCAGCAAGCCGAGCGTCCCCTCCAACCTCGTCCTGGAACTGGACCTGGACCAGCCCCTGCCCGAGCACGTGCTCGACGAGTCCTTCGCGGGAGCCTTCGGCAAGCGGCCCACCACCGTGCGGGACGTGGTGGAGGCACTGGAGAAGGCGGGCAGTGACCCTCGGGTGAAGTCGGTGGTGGCGCGCGTGGGCTCGCCCGGCAGCGCGGCCCAGGCGCAGGAGCTGCGCGACGCGGTCCAGGCCTTCCGGGCCAAGGGCAAGCGCGCCGTGGCCTACGCGGACAGCCTGGGCGAGTCCGGGAACGGAACCGGCGCGTACTACCTGGCCAGCGCCTTCGACGAAATCTACATCCAGCCCTCGGGCGACGTGGCGCTGACGGGCATCTCCATCGAGACGCCTTTCGCGCGCGACGCCTTCGCGAAGTTCGGCGTGGTGCCGCGCTTCAGCAAGCGCGCCGAGTACAAGAACGCCGTCGATACCTACACGGAGCAGGACTACACCGCGCCCCACCGCGAGGCCACCGATGGCTTCACCAGCAGCCTCTACGGACAGATTGTCCGCGGCGTCGCCGAGGGCCGGAAGATGACCGAGGCCCAGGTGCGCGACCTCATCGACCACGCGCCGTACTTCGGCAAGGAGGCGCTGGAGGCCAAGCTCGTGGACGGTCTGCGCTACCGGGACGAGGTCTACGACGACCTGAAGAAGCAGGCCGGGGAGGGCGCTCAGCTCCTCTACGCGGACAAGTATCTGGAGCGCGCGGGGCGGCCGCATACGCGCGGCGACACCCTCGCGCTCATCTACGGCGTGGGCGAGCTGGTGCGCGGCAAGAGCCAGTCCAATCCGCTCAGCGGTGGACAGGCGATGGGCGGTGACAGCGTGGCCTCGGCGTTCCGCAAGGCAGTGGAGGATCCGCGCGTGAAGGCGATCCTCTTCCGCGTGGACAGCCCCGGAGGCAGCTACGTGGCCAGCGACACCGTGCGCCGCGAAGTGCAGCGCGCTCGCGAGGCGGGCAAGCCCGTCATCGTCACCATGGGCACCTATGCGGCCAGCGGCGGGTACTTCGTGTCCATGGACGCGGACAAGATCGTCGCGCAGCCCGGCACGCTGACGGGCAGCATCGGCGTGTACAGCGGCAAGTTCGTGACGGCGGACTTCTGGGCGAGGCTCGGCGTGAACTTCGACGCCGTCAGCCAGGGCCGCAACGCGAACATGTACAGCTCCGACTCGGACTTCACGCCCGAGGAGAAGCAGCGCTTCGAGAACTCGTTGGATCAGATCTACGCCGACTTCACCGCGCGCGCCGCCGCTGGACGGAAGCTCCCCGTGGAGAAGCTGCGCGACGTGGCCCGCGGCCGCGTGTGGACCGGCGAGGACGCATCGACGCGGGGCCTGGTGGATGCGCTGGGCGGATATGCGAAGGCCATCGAGCTGGCGAAGGAGGCCGCGAAGCTGCCCAAGGATGCGCCCATCAACATCGAGGAGTTCCCGCGTCCCAAGCCGACCGCGCAGGTCCTCGCCGAGCTGTTCGGTGAGCGCAACGGAGACAACAGCGAGGACGACGTCACCGCGCGCGCCGCGACCTGGGCGCCCGTGATGGAGCAGGCTCGCGCCGTGTACCAGCTCGGTGAGCAGTTGGGACTGACGCGAGGCAACGCGCGCTCGAGCGCGCTCTACGCGCCGCCGCCCGCGATCCGCTGGTAG
- the dnaA gene encoding chromosomal replication initiator protein DnaA codes for MNALAQVAPSLPSAGILWARILEAIRQEGRGYALTWLERMRPLDLREGSLVLGVPDRFFRDWVDDHYRALLESHLARLGEGLSKLAYEVVEGPPASANLPPTPTVKANPARPPRLTGRFTFGTYVVADSNQLPAAAAAAVAEKPGHHYNPLYIYGGTGLGKTHLLQAVGNHIWEKDPTQRVVYLSSEQFTNEYVESVREHRMTDFRRKFREECDVLLIDDIQFLGKREETQKEFFYTFNTLYELNKAIVLTSDTVPAEIPGLEERLRSRFTMGLMTDIREPTYETRVAILQKKAEAEGLDLPDAVAHFIAKHIQKNVRELEGALVKLSAMHSLTRQPVTEDFAAQVLKDILPAQRVVDVEAIQREVARFYKVTVESLKEDRRHKQLAHARQVAMYLSRKLTKSSFPEIGARFGKDHSTVISAVRKVEGLRESDPTVHRELVELEARLSG; via the coding sequence GTGAACGCCCTCGCTCAAGTCGCTCCCTCGTTGCCAAGTGCCGGAATTCTCTGGGCGCGAATCCTGGAAGCCATCCGCCAGGAGGGCCGTGGCTACGCGCTCACGTGGCTGGAGCGGATGCGCCCTTTGGATCTGCGCGAGGGCTCGTTGGTGCTCGGCGTTCCCGATCGCTTCTTCCGCGATTGGGTGGATGACCACTACCGCGCGCTGCTCGAGTCCCACCTGGCCCGGTTGGGCGAGGGACTGTCCAAGCTGGCCTACGAAGTGGTGGAGGGACCGCCCGCTTCCGCGAACCTTCCCCCCACACCCACTGTGAAGGCCAACCCGGCGCGGCCTCCCCGGCTGACGGGTCGCTTCACCTTCGGCACCTATGTGGTGGCGGACAGCAACCAGCTCCCCGCGGCAGCGGCGGCGGCGGTGGCCGAGAAGCCGGGGCATCACTACAACCCGCTCTACATCTACGGCGGCACGGGCCTGGGGAAGACGCACCTGCTCCAGGCGGTGGGCAACCACATCTGGGAGAAGGACCCCACCCAGCGCGTGGTGTACCTGTCCAGCGAGCAGTTCACGAACGAGTACGTGGAGAGCGTGCGCGAGCACCGCATGACGGACTTCCGCCGGAAGTTCCGTGAGGAATGCGATGTGCTGCTCATCGACGACATCCAGTTCCTGGGCAAGCGCGAGGAGACACAGAAGGAGTTTTTCTACACCTTCAACACGCTCTACGAGCTGAACAAGGCCATCGTCCTCACCAGCGACACGGTGCCCGCCGAGATTCCCGGCCTGGAGGAGCGACTGCGCAGCCGCTTCACCATGGGGCTGATGACGGACATCCGCGAGCCCACCTACGAGACGCGCGTGGCCATCCTCCAGAAGAAGGCGGAGGCCGAGGGGTTGGATCTCCCGGACGCGGTGGCGCACTTCATCGCCAAGCACATCCAGAAGAACGTGCGCGAGCTGGAGGGCGCGCTCGTGAAGCTGTCCGCCATGCACAGCCTCACGCGGCAGCCGGTGACGGAGGACTTCGCCGCGCAGGTGCTGAAGGACATCCTCCCGGCGCAGCGCGTGGTGGATGTGGAGGCCATCCAGCGCGAGGTGGCCCGCTTCTACAAGGTCACCGTGGAGTCCCTGAAGGAAGACCGCCGCCACAAGCAGCTCGCGCACGCGCGCCAGGTGGCCATGTACCTGAGCCGCAAGCTGACCAAGAGCTCCTTCCCGGAGATTGGCGCGCGCTTCGGCAAGGATCACTCCACCGTCATTTCCGCGGTGCGCAAGGTGGAGGGTCTGCGCGAGTCGGATCCCACCGTGCACCGCGAGTTGGTCGAGTTGGAAGCGCGCCTCAGCGGTTAG
- the rpmH gene encoding 50S ribosomal protein L34, translated as MSKRTYQPSKIRRNRTHGFRKRNATKGGRDVLKRRRAKGRKRLVVSAPKK; from the coding sequence GTGTCCAAGCGCACGTACCAGCCGTCGAAGATTCGGCGCAACCGCACCCACGGGTTCCGCAAGCGCAACGCCACCAAGGGTGGCCGGGATGTCCTCAAGCGCCGCCGGGCGAAGGGCCGCAAGCGGCTCGTGGTGTCCGCCCCGAAGAAGTAA
- the rnpA gene encoding ribonuclease P protein component, translating into MTAEGVAPEVPAVVGERFPKALRLLQRREFLEVQDGGQKVPSDCLLALIQRNGRAYSRVGLTVSSKVGNAVVRARLRRVLRELFRKRRTQWPPGLDVVLVVRSSAKEASFAEVSRAFDGVTRKLQRLFPAPPPPKAPVP; encoded by the coding sequence GTGACGGCCGAGGGTGTCGCGCCAGAGGTGCCGGCGGTTGTCGGCGAGCGCTTCCCCAAGGCCCTGCGCCTGTTGCAGCGGCGCGAGTTCCTCGAGGTCCAGGACGGCGGTCAGAAGGTTCCTTCCGACTGTCTCCTGGCCCTCATTCAACGCAATGGCCGGGCGTACTCTCGTGTGGGGCTCACCGTTTCCAGCAAGGTGGGCAACGCGGTGGTGCGCGCCCGGCTTCGTCGCGTCTTGCGCGAGCTGTTTCGCAAGCGTCGCACGCAATGGCCGCCTGGATTGGACGTCGTGTTGGTCGTCCGCTCCTCGGCGAAGGAGGCTTCCTTCGCGGAAGTTTCGCGTGCGTTCGACGGCGTCACCCGTAAGCTGCAAAGGCTCTTCCCGGCACCGCCTCCGCCGAAAGCGCCCGTTCCATGA
- the yidD gene encoding membrane protein insertion efficiency factor YidD translates to MSPLAFLIALPIRFYRRFLGPLLPKACRFHPSCSTYAMLALEKHGGLKGSALIVWRLLRCQPFHPGGFDPVP, encoded by the coding sequence ATGAGTCCGCTCGCCTTCCTCATCGCCCTGCCCATCCGCTTCTACCGGAGGTTCTTGGGGCCGTTGCTTCCGAAGGCGTGCCGGTTCCACCCCTCGTGCTCCACCTACGCCATGCTGGCGCTGGAGAAGCACGGCGGTTTGAAGGGCAGCGCGCTCATCGTCTGGCGCCTGCTGCGCTGCCAGCCATTCCACCCCGGCGGATTCGATCCCGTTCCTTGA
- a CDS encoding 50S ribosome-binding GTPase: MTSGSVTIVALATAPAAGAVGILRLSGPDALEVGRRLAPSVPAEPTPRHAYLASFVDAEGRMLDEGLFLYFRGPRSFTGEDVVELHAHGSPRLLRLLLGRVLEDARVRLALPGEFTKRAFLQGRIDLTRAEAVADLVAADSEAAVRAAAAGLSGALASRVRALEEPLRALHVDLEGVLNFPDEAEGADEDAAARVVPLKAQAEALLAEAGRGRLVRSGARVALFGPVNAGKSTLFNRLVGEARALVDAEPGTTRDTLEARVEWDGLGITLYDSAGLREAPGRVEALGIARTRELLAAVDLAVLVLPPDASSEEAHAWEREAGATPVLRLMGKCDVAVRPRDVDPRGSDATSVSGSDLERVGSESHASGVMNVREADSPPLVRVPRASDVTSTGEGNMRIHGSALRANDATNLGPGDALPLVSELRVSGLTGEGVEALRAAMVTRLWGAGTPSAVALVSERHADALRRASEALGRALEASRVSTLEVLSGELGLALEALGEVSGTTVSEALLDALFQRFCIGK, from the coding sequence ATGACGTCCGGTTCCGTCACCATCGTCGCGCTCGCCACCGCGCCCGCCGCCGGCGCCGTGGGCATCCTGAGGCTGTCCGGACCGGATGCGCTGGAGGTGGGCCGTCGGCTCGCCCCCAGCGTCCCCGCCGAGCCCACGCCGCGTCACGCCTACCTGGCCTCCTTCGTGGACGCCGAGGGGCGGATGCTCGACGAGGGTCTGTTCCTCTACTTCCGAGGGCCGCGGTCCTTCACGGGCGAGGACGTGGTGGAGTTGCACGCGCACGGCAGTCCGCGCCTGCTGCGCTTGCTGCTGGGGCGCGTGCTCGAGGATGCGCGCGTGCGGCTCGCGCTGCCGGGTGAGTTCACCAAGCGCGCCTTCCTGCAGGGACGCATCGACCTGACGCGCGCCGAGGCGGTGGCGGACCTCGTGGCGGCGGACTCGGAAGCGGCCGTGCGCGCCGCCGCCGCGGGCTTGTCCGGAGCGCTCGCCAGTCGCGTGCGCGCGCTGGAAGAGCCCCTGCGCGCGCTGCACGTGGACCTGGAGGGCGTGCTCAACTTTCCGGACGAAGCCGAGGGCGCGGACGAGGATGCCGCCGCGCGCGTCGTGCCGCTGAAGGCGCAGGCAGAGGCCTTGCTGGCCGAGGCGGGACGCGGCCGACTGGTGCGAAGTGGCGCGCGGGTGGCGCTCTTCGGCCCGGTGAACGCGGGCAAGTCCACCCTCTTCAATCGACTGGTCGGCGAGGCGCGCGCGCTCGTGGACGCGGAGCCTGGGACTACGCGAGACACGCTGGAGGCCCGTGTCGAGTGGGACGGGCTGGGCATCACGCTCTACGACTCGGCGGGACTGCGCGAGGCGCCTGGGCGCGTGGAAGCGCTCGGCATCGCGCGCACGCGGGAGTTGCTCGCCGCGGTGGATCTCGCGGTGCTCGTGCTGCCCCCGGATGCGAGCTCCGAGGAGGCGCATGCGTGGGAGCGCGAGGCCGGAGCGACACCCGTGCTGCGGTTGATGGGCAAGTGCGATGTCGCCGTTCGTCCGCGTGACGTGGATCCGCGCGGGAGCGATGCGACGAGCGTGAGCGGATCCGACTTGGAGCGGGTTGGATCCGAGAGTCACGCGAGTGGCGTGATGAACGTGCGCGAGGCCGACTCGCCTCCGCTCGTTCGGGTGCCTCGCGCGAGCGATGTGACCAGCACGGGCGAGGGCAACATGCGCATCCACGGTTCAGCGCTGCGCGCGAACGATGCGACGAACTTGGGCCCTGGTGACGCGCTTCCGCTCGTGTCGGAGCTGCGCGTGAGTGGGCTCACGGGCGAGGGCGTCGAGGCGCTGCGCGCCGCCATGGTGACGCGGCTGTGGGGGGCGGGCACTCCGTCCGCGGTTGCCCTCGTCTCCGAGCGCCATGCGGATGCCCTGCGTCGCGCGTCCGAGGCGTTGGGCCGCGCACTCGAGGCCTCGCGCGTGTCCACCCTCGAGGTCCTCTCCGGTGAGCTGGGACTCGCGCTGGAGGCACTGGGAGAAGTGTCCGGAACCACCGTTTCCGAGGCGCTCCTGGATGCACTCTTTCAGCGATTCTGCATCGGCAAGTAG
- the yidC gene encoding membrane protein insertase YidC, with product MTNDPLSPQSNDSQKRLMVALALSFAATAAYTFFFAPKPQPPGAEGADAGVVLAQGADAGTAEVAVPPPGNGGTAESTLTAEAPPPPLRKLDVARQEAKYAFSSEGAGLTSAELQGRKMREQQTLSIREGFDKLFGKPVPTAPQMNLAHPVAGQPLPLSISIEGNSPLPATTRYAVEEGTTPKGGGTLAFTGRQGPWEVTKSFLWPHEGFELVYTVTVRNTSTQPQSGELRVHYSRAIDPEFEHAPSFFGGVGNLSRSACWIDDKLHKLSPGDKPPEDTRGQVSFFGIDQQYFLSALYPLDGPIAGHCVLTATPTAREVAAGFPLNVGPGQTATFRFGGYLGPKDLDLLRTVPGVALRDAAGLSTAAAFHPKLEDTVDFGIWAVICKMLLAIMKFFHGLVGNWGVAIILLTVLVKLVLLPLTYRSMVSMEQVKKLQPRLEEIKNKFADDRERQNLETMKLYQEAKVNPLGGCLPMLIQMPVWIALFTSLRNSFDIYGEPFFGPVWTDLTYKDPTYILPLALGVSMIITQKMQPQMMDAQQAKMMTWVLPVIFTFTLLQYPAGLSLYIFTNNVLSIAQQYGLRKWLARKGGNPTGEGTAAVSATGGKRK from the coding sequence ATGACGAACGATCCGCTCTCGCCCCAGTCGAACGATTCGCAGAAGCGGCTGATGGTCGCGCTCGCGCTGTCCTTCGCTGCCACCGCGGCCTACACCTTCTTCTTTGCTCCCAAGCCGCAGCCTCCCGGTGCCGAGGGCGCCGACGCAGGCGTGGTCCTCGCCCAGGGCGCCGATGCCGGCACCGCCGAGGTCGCGGTGCCGCCGCCCGGAAACGGTGGCACGGCGGAGAGCACGCTGACGGCCGAGGCTCCCCCGCCCCCCCTCCGCAAGCTGGACGTGGCGCGCCAGGAGGCCAAGTACGCGTTCTCCTCCGAGGGCGCGGGCCTGACCTCCGCGGAGCTGCAGGGCCGCAAGATGCGTGAGCAGCAGACGCTCAGCATCCGCGAGGGCTTCGACAAGCTCTTCGGCAAGCCCGTGCCGACCGCGCCGCAGATGAACCTGGCGCACCCGGTGGCCGGCCAGCCGCTGCCGCTGTCCATCTCCATCGAGGGGAACTCGCCGCTTCCGGCCACCACCCGCTACGCGGTGGAGGAAGGCACCACGCCCAAGGGCGGTGGCACCCTCGCCTTCACCGGACGCCAGGGCCCGTGGGAGGTGACCAAGTCGTTCCTGTGGCCGCACGAGGGCTTCGAGCTCGTCTACACCGTGACGGTGCGCAACACGTCCACGCAGCCGCAGAGCGGCGAGCTGCGGGTGCACTACAGCCGCGCCATCGACCCGGAGTTCGAGCACGCGCCGTCCTTCTTCGGCGGCGTGGGCAACCTGAGCCGCTCGGCGTGCTGGATTGACGACAAGCTCCACAAGCTGAGCCCCGGCGACAAGCCGCCCGAGGACACGCGCGGGCAGGTGAGCTTCTTCGGCATCGACCAGCAGTACTTCCTGTCCGCGCTCTATCCGCTGGACGGGCCCATCGCCGGGCACTGCGTGCTGACGGCCACGCCCACCGCGCGCGAGGTCGCCGCGGGCTTCCCGCTCAACGTGGGCCCTGGCCAGACGGCCACGTTCCGCTTCGGTGGCTACCTGGGCCCCAAGGACCTGGACCTGCTGCGCACCGTGCCGGGCGTGGCGCTGCGTGACGCCGCGGGCCTGTCCACCGCCGCCGCGTTCCACCCCAAGCTGGAGGACACGGTCGACTTCGGCATCTGGGCGGTCATCTGCAAGATGCTGCTGGCCATCATGAAGTTCTTCCACGGCCTCGTGGGGAACTGGGGCGTGGCCATCATCCTGCTCACCGTGCTGGTGAAGCTGGTGCTGCTGCCGCTCACCTACCGCTCGATGGTCAGCATGGAGCAGGTGAAGAAGCTCCAGCCGCGCCTGGAGGAGATCAAGAATAAGTTCGCGGACGACCGTGAGCGGCAGAACCTGGAGACGATGAAGCTCTACCAGGAGGCCAAGGTGAACCCGCTGGGCGGGTGCCTCCCGATGCTCATCCAGATGCCGGTGTGGATCGCCCTGTTCACGTCGCTGCGCAACAGCTTCGACATCTACGGCGAGCCCTTCTTCGGGCCGGTGTGGACGGACCTGACCTACAAGGACCCCACGTACATCCTGCCGCTGGCGCTGGGTGTGTCGATGATCATCACCCAGAAGATGCAGCCGCAGATGATGGATGCGCAGCAGGCGAAGATGATGACCTGGGTGCTGCCGGTCATCTTCACCTTCACGCTGCTCCAGTATCCCGCCGGTCTGTCGCTCTACATCTTCACCAACAACGTGCTCTCCATCGCGCAGCAGTACGGCCTGCGGAAGTGGCTGGCGCGCAAGGGCGGGAACCCGACGGGTGAAGGGACGGCGGCCGTCTCCGCCACGGGAGGCAAGCGCAAGTGA
- a CDS encoding Uma2 family endonuclease codes for MSDPSLECPASTGIHGGAVTALSTHSHPYSLLSALPSGWVGEILDEELVASPRPGLPQSRAAFMLGVELGEALDKRRGGTGRWCFLRAPELHLGHDLLVPDLAGWRRERISEPLDPGVSFLTLTPDWVCEVLAPATTGLDRTRKLPLYAREGVSNVWLVDPDARTLETYQRVKRGWLLTGSYEGDAWVRAEPFSSVALELGSLWLPDVPEETSFLHAAP; via the coding sequence ATGTCAGACCCGTCCCTAGAATGCCCCGCCTCAACCGGTATTCACGGAGGCGCCGTGACGGCACTCAGCACCCACTCGCATCCCTATTCTCTGCTTTCGGCGCTGCCTTCGGGCTGGGTGGGGGAAATCCTCGACGAAGAGCTGGTGGCGTCCCCACGCCCCGGTCTGCCGCAGTCGCGCGCGGCCTTCATGTTGGGCGTGGAACTGGGGGAGGCGCTCGACAAGCGCCGCGGCGGCACGGGCCGCTGGTGCTTCCTCCGCGCGCCAGAGCTGCACCTGGGCCATGACTTGCTCGTGCCAGACCTCGCGGGCTGGCGGCGCGAGCGCATCAGCGAGCCGCTGGACCCCGGTGTGTCCTTCCTCACGCTGACGCCCGACTGGGTCTGCGAGGTGCTCGCGCCCGCCACCACGGGGCTGGACCGCACGCGCAAGTTGCCGCTCTACGCGCGCGAGGGCGTGTCGAATGTGTGGCTGGTGGACCCGGACGCGCGCACGCTGGAGACCTACCAGCGCGTGAAGCGCGGGTGGCTCCTCACAGGAAGCTACGAAGGCGACGCCTGGGTTCGCGCCGAACCCTTCTCCTCAGTGGCGCTGGAGCTGGGCTCGCTGTGGCTGCCGGATGTCCCCGAGGAGACTTCCTTCCTGCACGCCGCTCCCTGA
- a CDS encoding general secretion pathway protein GspE, with the protein MKKRLGDILLARGVLDTLQLQSALAYQRKWGVPLGQVVVDQRFCTADVVFAALAEQAGLQTVDLDTVAPESVLTRLIPEKVAEAHRVVPLRMEGQGPRDTVLVVAIAAPASMASLDVVKSVSGKGRVVARLATDAAIRRAIGRLYRGEVGPAPRRPGFEGFSLPEADDAMPVVMGETMAELTNMETSAHEGATGLPLLAPLEARAPRAPLPALARVTPQPLEPVTAMGQVLVYGWGAAAAVGLVRVLSDEGLLARVARTDEVLAADEAQVVVAPLPSMEALGRRVRAQVLVAGKTPELDLPRAQAVGARGFLAAPVDPDLLLRAVRRLAASADDATDKRARWSDALSGSGVQEGSLLGDIRQPQRAQLQRH; encoded by the coding sequence ATGAAGAAGCGTTTGGGGGACATCCTTCTGGCTCGGGGCGTGCTGGACACCTTGCAGCTCCAGTCCGCGCTCGCCTACCAGCGCAAGTGGGGCGTTCCGCTGGGCCAGGTGGTGGTGGACCAGCGCTTCTGCACCGCCGATGTCGTGTTCGCCGCGCTGGCTGAACAGGCGGGGCTGCAGACCGTGGACCTGGACACCGTGGCACCCGAGTCCGTCCTGACGCGCCTCATCCCGGAGAAGGTGGCCGAGGCGCACCGCGTGGTGCCGCTGCGGATGGAAGGGCAGGGGCCTCGCGACACGGTGCTGGTGGTGGCCATCGCCGCGCCGGCGAGCATGGCGTCGCTGGACGTGGTGAAGAGCGTGTCGGGGAAGGGGAGGGTGGTGGCTCGGCTGGCCACGGATGCCGCCATTCGCCGGGCCATTGGTCGGCTGTACCGAGGCGAAGTGGGCCCCGCCCCGCGCCGTCCAGGCTTCGAGGGCTTCTCCCTGCCCGAGGCCGATGACGCCATGCCCGTGGTGATGGGCGAGACCATGGCGGAGCTGACGAACATGGAGACCTCCGCCCATGAGGGCGCCACGGGGTTGCCGCTGCTCGCGCCGCTGGAGGCTCGGGCACCGCGTGCTCCGCTGCCAGCGCTGGCGCGGGTGACGCCGCAGCCGTTGGAGCCGGTGACGGCCATGGGCCAGGTGCTCGTGTACGGGTGGGGCGCGGCCGCCGCGGTGGGGTTGGTGCGCGTGCTGAGCGACGAGGGGCTGCTGGCGCGCGTGGCTCGCACCGACGAGGTGCTCGCCGCGGACGAGGCGCAGGTCGTGGTGGCGCCGCTGCCGTCCATGGAAGCGCTGGGCCGACGCGTGCGTGCGCAGGTGTTGGTGGCGGGCAAGACGCCCGAGTTGGATCTCCCTCGGGCTCAGGCCGTCGGCGCTCGCGGGTTCCTCGCGGCGCCGGTGGATCCGGATCTGCTTCTGCGGGCGGTGCGCCGACTGGCTGCCTCCGCTGACGATGCCACGGACAAGCGCGCCCGCTGGAGCGATGCCCTCTCAGGGAGCGGCGTGCAGGAAGGAAGTCTCCTCGGGGACATCCGGCAGCCACAGCGAGCCCAGCTCCAGCGCCACTGA